A genome region from Arachis duranensis cultivar V14167 chromosome 8, aradu.V14167.gnm2.J7QH, whole genome shotgun sequence includes the following:
- the LOC107462156 gene encoding uncharacterized protein LOC107462156 — translation MVVSLGPGKFYGTSLPRPRIYTDVKFNDHRVDPPVSVADPLMSWAREAHWSMGGLSFKRLHLQGKIEGNVDRLRAQLESLSHSGAQSQSPPPHFKPTLSRGSKRPAVDSPPPPPAPIAPKRRRLTALIEEDEENEEGKEEDVRVKAKSKAKDSKRCVGRRLVKKLGDDFDRVASENGGADVADNLDLNAVPNDVLDSVSASTKRSRRRLMKGGEAVTNKVVDESNKSSDPKEKKSGEVEKRSNSSNAVRTSPRLSKSRSN, via the coding sequence ATGGTAGTGTCCCTTGGCCCAGGCAAGTTCTACGGCACAAGCCTCCCCCGCCCTCGCATCTACACCGACGTCAAGTTCAACGACCACCGCGTTGACCCCCCTGTCTCCGTCGCCGACCCACTCATGTCTTGGGCCAGAGAGGCCCACTGGTCCATGGGCGGTCTCTCCTTCAAGCGCCTCCACCTTCAGGGCAAAATCGAAGGCAACGTCGACAGGCTCCGCGCTCAACTCGAGTCTCTCTCTCACTCCGGGGCCCAATCCCAAAGCCCGCCACCTCACTTCAAGCCCACGCTCTCCCGCGGATCCAAGAGACCCGCTGTGGATTCTCCTCCCCCGCCTCCCGCTCCTATTGCACCCAAGCGCCGAAGGCTCACAGCGCTGATCGAAGAGGACGAAGAGAATGAAGaggggaaggaggaggatgTTAGGGTTAAGGCTAAGTCCAAGGCTAAGGATTCAAAGCGCTGCGTTGGAAGGCGGTTGGTGAAGAAACTCGGCGACGATTTTGATCGCGTGGCTTCGGAGAACGGAGGTGCTGACGTGGCTGACAATCTGGATTTAAATGCGGTTCCAAATGATGTATTGGATTCGGTGTCAGCGAGCACAAAGAGAAGTCGCCGGAGGTTGATGAAGGGTGGTGAAGCTGTGACGAACAAGGTGGTTGATGAGTCCAATAAATCATCGGATCCAAAGGAGAAAAAGAGTGGTGAAGTTGAAAAGAGATCTAATTCTTCGAATGCGGTTAGGACTTCACCGAGGTTGTCTAAGAGTAGATCCAATTAG
- the LOC107462155 gene encoding mannan endo-1,4-beta-mannosidase 2, protein MVSGNGVCFPILGFASFLLFFYMSFGSLRFSFLFEEDGKPLSFVERNGTQFVLDGKALYVNGWNSYWLMGQSVEVYNRPKVREMLQNGAKMGFTVCRTWAFNDGDYNALQISPGHFDEQTFKALDYVIAEARQNGIRLLLSLVNNLQAYGGKTQYVKWAWEEGVGLSSSNDSFFFDPSIRSYFKNYVKTVLTRKNTITKIEYRNDPTIFGWELINEPRCMYDPSGDTLQEWLEEMSSFVKSIDKNHLLTIGHEGFYGPNDLKDSTVNPEYWASRLGIDFIRNSNISNIDFTSVHIYADHWFHDQSFEDQLKFVSKWMLSHIEDGDNVLNKPVVFSEYGYSEFNKNFSFSDREKMYRRITDIIYKSAKKNKSGAGALVWQYLVGGMNEFSDEYGMVPWESSSTHSLFIEQSCRLAKLKQLPQQYPSFKDLC, encoded by the exons ATGGTCTCAGGAAATGGCGTGTGTTTCCCTATTCTGGGTTTTGCAtcctttttgcttttcttttatatgTCTTTCGGAAGCTTAAGGTTCAGCTTTCTATTTGAGGAAGATGGAAAACCGTTGTCGTTTGTGGAGAGGAACGGGACGCAGTTCGTGTTGGATGGAAAAGCCTTATATGTGAATGGTTGGAACTCTTACTGGTTAATGGGGCAATCAGTGGAAGTGTATAATAGGCCAAAGGTGCGTGAAATGCTGCAAAATGGTGCAAAGATGGGTTTCACAGTTTGTAGAACTTGGGCGTTCAATGATGGTGACTACAATGCCCTTCAAATTTCACCTGGCCATTTTGATGAGCAAACATTCAAG GCCTTGGATTATGTCATAGCAGAAGCGAGGCAAAATGGAATTAGGCTGCTTCTTAGCTTGGTGAATAACTTGCAAGCTTATGGTGGGAAGACTCAGTATGTAAAATGGGCATGGGAAGAAGGGGTAGGGCTAAGCTCATCTAACGattctttcttcttcgatcCGTCAATCCGTAGTTACTTCAAGAATTATGTCAAG ACTGTTTTGACAAGGAAAAATACTATCACCAAAATTGAATATCGAAATGACCCCACCATTTTTGGGTGGGAATTGATTAATGAACCCCGTTGCATGTATGATCCTTCTGGTGACACTCTCCAA GAGTGGCTTGAAGAAATGTCAAGTTTTGTCAAATCAATTGACAAGAACCATTTGCTGACTATCGGTCATGAAGGTTTTTATGGTCCTAATGACCTGAAAGACTCAACTGTTAACCCCGAGTATTGGGCATCCCGACTTGGAATTGATTTCATCCGGAACTCCAACATCTCGAATATTGATTTCACCTCTGTCCATATCTATGCTGACCATTG GTTTCATGATCAATCATTTGAAGACCAACTGAAATTTGTTTCCAAGTGGATGCTTTCCCACATTGAAGATGGTGACAATGTACTGAATAAACCCGTCGTGTTCTCCGAATATGGATATTCAGAATTCAACAAGAACTTTTCATTTTCAGACAGAGAAAAGATGTATAGAAGAATTACAGACATAATCTACAAATCTGCTAAGAAGAACAAGTCAGGAGCAGGTGCTTTGGTTTGGCAATACTTAGTTGGGGGAATGAATGAGTTTTCTGATGAATATGGTATGGTCCCATGGGAAAGTTCATCAACCCACTCACTCTTTATTGAGCAATCATGCAGATTGgccaaactcaaacaattgcCCCAACAGTATCCAAGTTTCAAAGAcctttgttaa